A genomic window from Glycine soja cultivar W05 chromosome 10, ASM419377v2, whole genome shotgun sequence includes:
- the LOC114371890 gene encoding uncharacterized protein LOC114371890 isoform X2 has product MASSSSYSFSLLRSIPISFPHTQCALKSQRLSLRASATPSQKARFVARRKESLSVRQLQRPLIEYMRLPASQYSVLDAERIERVNENTFRCYVYRFKFFNLEVCPVLLVKVEEQPDGCCIKLLSCKLEGSAMVAAQNDKFDALMVNRISCDSNANKSLMQQLTSDTIIEVSIEIPFPFQAIPKQAIESAGTQVLEQILRIMLPRFVSQLEKDYRAWASGDTSRQPLETGEI; this is encoded by the exons atggcttcttcttcttcttattctttttctctGCTTCGTTCCATTCCCATTTCCTTTCCGCACACCCAATGCGCTCTCAAATCCCAGCGCCTCTCGCTTCGTGCTTCGGCCACTCCGAGCCAGAAGGCTCGGTTCGTCGCTCGCCGCAAGGAGTCCCTTTCGGTTCGGCAACTGCAACGCCCCCTAA TTGAGTACATGCGGTTACCGGCGAGTCAGTATTCGGTGTTGGACGCGGAGAGGATTGAGCGGGTAAACGAAAACACGTTTAGGTGTTATGTTTATAGGTTCAAGTTCTTCAACCTTGAGGTTTGTCCTGTGTTGTTGGTGAAAGTGGAAGAGCAACCTGATGGATGTTGCATCAAGCTCTTGTCTTGCAAG CTCGAGGGCTCGGCAATGGTTGCTGCACAGAATGACAAGTTTGATG CTCTAATGGTCAACCGGATATCATGTGATAGCAACGCTAACAAGTCATTGATGCAGCAACTCACATCAGACACTATAATTGAG GTAAGCATTGAAATACCTTTTCCTTTCCAAGCAATACCAAAGCAAGCAATTGAATCAGCTGGGACTCAAGTCCTTGAACAAATACTCAGGATTATGCTTCCCCGTTTTGTGTCACAG